Proteins encoded in a region of the Mixophyes fleayi isolate aMixFle1 chromosome 5, aMixFle1.hap1, whole genome shotgun sequence genome:
- the LOC142158508 gene encoding uncharacterized protein LOC142158508, producing MSSYPVSQMQPSSVAGQTGVDGAGSQLQQEEAAGTSTGQQGSHQVVSEGEGGARLDLQEAQAAVDGSLGIRWLAEASLAPATRKCYQGAWERWLSYCASCNSDTSGQIPSITGFMWKCYNEGVSRAKMGSLLAGISFTAKLNSAQDPTKSFIITKALKGWARIQPMTSDTRRSIDGQILARLIAALRYLATDDYEALLFGLAFSMAYHGAFRVSELVARSKNDIGGALLFRNVILQTNVIRCKIVKSKTDQLGRGHWLAITEQQETSICPVKLANQFAKIRPPGEGLWLSHSDNTPVTKFQFSALLKRGLGEVGLNPVEYGTHSFRIGAATAAAARGASVNEIQALGRWKSQAYKKYIRLDK from the exons ATGTCTTCTTATCCAGTTTCACAGATGCAGCCATCTTCAGTCGCAGGGCAGACGGGCGTGGACGGAGCAGGGTCGCAGCTCCAACAGGAAGAGGCAGCGGGGACTTCGACAGGGCAGCAGGGGTCGCACCAAGTTGTTTCGGAAGGCGAGGGCGGAGCGAGATTGGACCTGCAGGAGGCGCAGGCAGCGGTCG atggttcgttagggataaggtggctagcagaAGCGTCCCTGGCTCCGGCAACTAGGaaatgttatcaaggggcatgggaacgttggttgagttactgcgcatcttgcaacagcgacacttcaggtcagattccctccaTTACGGGTTTTATGTGGAAGTGTTACAACGAAGGGGTTTCTAGAGCAAAGATGGGGTCCCTTTTGGCTGGTATTTCATTCACGGCTAAGTTGAACAGCGcgcaggatcccacaaagtcatttatcataACTAAAGCGCTGAAGGGTTGGGCCAGGATTCAGCCTATGACTAGCGACACACGCCGGTCGATTgacgggcaaattttagccagattgATTGCGGCATTGCGTTATTTAGCTACAGATGACTATGAGGCTTTGCTATTCGGGCTGGCTTTTTCAATGGCGTATCACGGAGCCTTTAGGGTTAGTGAGTTggtagccagatctaagaacgacatagggggagctttgttgtttagaaatgttattttacaaactaaTGTGATACGTTGTAAGATAGTCAAATCCAAAACGGATCAgctaggcagaggtcattggttagcgattacggagcagcaggaaacatcCATATGCCCGGTCAAGCTGGCCAATCAATTCGCTAAAATTCGCCCCCCAGGGGAAGGTTTGTGGTTAAGTCATTCTGACAATACGCCAGTAACTAAATTTCAATTTAGTGCTTTGTTAAAACGGGGCCTTGGGGAGGTTGGCCTTAACCCTGTTGAATATGGCACGCATTCCTTCAGAATAGGGGCGGCCACCGCCGCTGCAGCCAGAGGGGCATCTGTCAATGAGATTCAAgcgctagggagatggaagtcacaggcctataagaaatatatccggctggataaatga